A stretch of the Desertibacillus haloalkaliphilus genome encodes the following:
- a CDS encoding sirohydrochlorin chelatase, protein MEAVLYVGHGSRVEQGNEQLRSFVSEAMASVDITIQELCFIELTEPTIASGIDACVKRGATSIAIIPVLLLTAGHAKVDIPREIMRAQTIYPDITFRYGRPFGVTETVITVIGERLKEKGFLFESESRPTMQERQDVSLLVVGRGSSDPDANSDLAKISRLVWEHYPVTFVETCYLAATSPSFDEGLDRVLTLPTKTVYVLPYLLFTGVLMKRMEEKIDSFQRRNKQVILCDYLGFHSKLIHVLIERVNEVVGGRYNFLITDESDRSSQLKTMEARV, encoded by the coding sequence ATGGAAGCCGTTCTATATGTCGGGCATGGAAGTAGAGTAGAGCAAGGGAATGAGCAACTTCGCTCCTTTGTAAGTGAAGCGATGGCAAGCGTTGATATTACGATTCAAGAGCTTTGTTTTATTGAATTAACAGAGCCGACAATCGCTTCTGGAATTGATGCTTGTGTAAAACGAGGGGCTACGAGCATCGCTATTATTCCCGTCCTGCTTTTGACAGCTGGTCACGCAAAAGTGGATATACCAAGAGAAATTATGCGTGCACAAACAATCTATCCTGATATTACGTTTCGTTATGGGCGCCCATTTGGGGTCACTGAGACGGTGATAACCGTTATCGGAGAACGGTTGAAAGAGAAAGGATTTCTGTTTGAATCGGAGAGTAGACCTACCATGCAAGAACGTCAAGACGTATCACTCCTTGTTGTTGGTCGAGGGAGCAGTGATCCTGATGCAAACAGTGACCTTGCAAAAATCAGTCGTCTTGTTTGGGAACATTATCCTGTTACGTTTGTGGAAACGTGTTATCTCGCTGCCACGTCGCCTAGTTTTGACGAAGGGCTAGACCGTGTACTAACATTGCCAACAAAAACGGTCTATGTTTTGCCTTATTTATTATTTACAGGTGTGTTAATGAAACGGATGGAAGAAAAAATCGATTCCTTTCAAAGACGTAACAAACAAGTGATTTTGTGTGACTACTTAGGCTTTCATTCAAAATTGATTCATGTGTTGATTGAGCGGGTGAATGAAGTTGTTGGGGGTAGGTACAATTTTTTGATCACAGATGAAAGTGATCGTTCTAGTCAGCTAAAGACCATGGAGGCGAGAGTATGA
- a CDS encoding NAD(P)-binding protein: protein MTYPLMVKLKGKLVVVVGGGAVATRKIKRLIQEAADVTVVSPYLSESLQILIHDHNHRLTWVQDRFKALYIKDAFLVIAATDDRDVNRSVFEAVNQYQLVNIVDQPELSNFYVPSMLKRGELTISVSTGGASPMLAKHICQDLEKTYDERYEEYLEFLLKSRKDIIEHVPERTKRKQMFQELASKRFLEAADRQRELEKLMKKLN from the coding sequence ATGACTTACCCACTTATGGTGAAGCTTAAAGGGAAATTGGTTGTCGTAGTTGGTGGTGGGGCAGTTGCGACGAGAAAAATCAAGCGATTAATACAAGAAGCAGCCGATGTCACAGTTGTCTCTCCCTACTTAAGTGAATCACTGCAAATACTTATTCATGACCATAACCATCGTTTGACGTGGGTGCAAGATCGTTTCAAAGCTTTGTATATCAAAGATGCATTTCTGGTGATTGCTGCTACAGATGATCGTGACGTGAACCGTAGCGTTTTTGAGGCAGTTAATCAATACCAATTAGTAAATATTGTTGACCAGCCCGAACTTAGCAATTTCTATGTACCGTCAATGTTAAAGAGGGGAGAGTTGACAATATCGGTGTCCACAGGAGGAGCTAGTCCTATGCTTGCTAAGCACATTTGCCAAGATCTTGAAAAAACGTATGATGAACGTTATGAAGAGTATCTTGAATTTCTATTGAAGTCGAGAAAGGATATTATTGAACATGTTCCAGAACGTACTAAGCGTAAGCAAATGTTTCAAGAGTTAGCTAGTAAGCGATTTTTAGAGGCTGCGGATCGCCAGCGGGAGTTAGAAAAGTTAATGAAAAAGTTGAATTGA
- the cobA gene encoding uroporphyrinogen-III C-methyltransferase has protein sequence MVKGKVFLVGAGPGDAQLITVKGLECIQTADVILYDRLVNPLLLEHARPEAELIYCGKLPDRHILRQESINQLLVDKGLEGKNVVRLKGGDPSVFGRVGEEAEALARHQIDFEIVPGITSGIAAPAYAGIPVTHREYGSSFAVVTGHDKSKEGKPTIDWSALASGVDTIAFYMGVGNLGYITSQLCLYGRSPKTPVILIQWGTLGRQNVLEGTLETITAKAEEVGFENPAITLVGDIVSIRKKIQWFEKKPLKGRQVLIARTGTNRGKLAEALTKQGAEVFEYPRMQAESLISETSFIKTIEQVARYTNMLFTSPESVEFFFRGLRHYQIDIRSVQATFYAGSVKSKRALEAYGCIANVIDNVNMDVGDWLVIGERDYEKEQRFQYMGDYLAVYKTSAVKQSNETFRRLRQENTLNTVVFPSARAVTNLVETVRAQGEDPSQLLADAAVICMGSRSFVAAKQAGFNVASTSKTPSIADVIDSIQEQVQTNKEREEVEIVIK, from the coding sequence ATGGTAAAAGGAAAAGTGTTTTTAGTTGGTGCTGGTCCAGGTGATGCGCAGTTAATCACAGTCAAAGGGTTAGAATGTATTCAAACAGCGGATGTGATTTTATATGACCGCTTAGTTAATCCTCTATTGCTAGAACATGCGAGACCAGAGGCAGAACTCATATATTGTGGTAAGCTCCCAGACCGACATATTCTTCGTCAGGAATCAATTAATCAATTATTAGTTGATAAAGGGCTTGAAGGTAAAAACGTCGTTCGTTTAAAGGGCGGAGACCCAAGCGTATTTGGAAGAGTTGGAGAAGAGGCTGAAGCACTGGCTCGGCATCAAATCGATTTTGAAATTGTCCCAGGAATTACATCAGGGATTGCGGCTCCTGCTTATGCAGGAATCCCAGTCACTCACCGGGAGTATGGGAGTTCTTTTGCTGTGGTGACTGGACATGATAAATCAAAAGAAGGGAAGCCGACGATTGATTGGAGCGCGTTGGCATCTGGTGTCGATACGATTGCGTTTTATATGGGTGTTGGAAATTTAGGCTATATTACTTCACAACTTTGCTTATATGGCCGATCACCTAAAACCCCTGTCATCTTAATTCAATGGGGAACACTAGGTAGGCAAAACGTATTAGAAGGCACATTGGAGACAATAACAGCTAAAGCCGAAGAAGTCGGGTTTGAAAATCCCGCGATTACATTAGTGGGTGATATTGTTAGCATTCGTAAAAAAATACAATGGTTTGAGAAAAAGCCATTGAAAGGAAGACAGGTATTAATTGCAAGAACAGGGACAAATCGTGGGAAGTTAGCAGAGGCATTAACAAAACAAGGGGCAGAAGTGTTTGAGTACCCGCGCATGCAAGCTGAGTCTCTCATTTCTGAAACATCTTTTATTAAAACGATTGAGCAGGTGGCACGCTATACGAATATGTTATTTACTTCCCCTGAAAGCGTGGAGTTCTTTTTTCGGGGATTGCGGCACTATCAAATTGATATTCGCTCCGTTCAAGCCACCTTCTATGCCGGATCTGTTAAGTCAAAGCGGGCACTTGAAGCGTACGGATGTATCGCTAACGTGATCGACAATGTGAACATGGACGTTGGGGACTGGTTAGTTATTGGTGAACGCGATTATGAAAAAGAACAGAGGTTTCAGTACATGGGAGATTACCTTGCAGTGTATAAGACAAGTGCTGTTAAGCAATCGAATGAGACGTTTAGACGTCTGCGACAAGAAAACACATTAAATACAGTTGTATTCCCAAGTGCTAGAGCCGTTACAAATCTAGTTGAAACAGTGCGAGCACAAGGGGAAGACCCAAGCCAACTACTTGCAGATGCAGCAGTCATTTGTATGGGAAGTCGATCATTTGTAGCAGCGAAACAAGCTGGGTTTAACGTGGCAAGTACGTCAAAAACGCCTAGTATTGCCGATGTTATCGATTCGATTCAAGAGCAAGTACAAACAAATAAGGAACGAGAAGAAGTTGAAATTGTTATTAAGTAG
- the cobJ gene encoding precorrin-3B C(17)-methyltransferase → MEMNLGKLLVIGFGPGNEEHMTFRAKEAILESDAVIGYNTYIDIIRPLLTDQEIVRTGMTEEVSRAQEAVRQAEQGRSVAVISSGDAGVYGMAGLIYEVLIEQGWKEETGVRVEIIPGISAINSCASLLGAPVMHDACTISLSDHLTPWELIKKRVEAAAQADFVISLYNPRSGRRTRQIVETQQILLSYRSPDTPVGLVKSAYRERQHVVITDLAHMLDHDIGMLTTVVIGNNSTFMYDGKMITPRGYQRKYTLDSEEQQLKPHQRLQEQAEPWAMHQGGSQTKAEVASAVDLAEEAMTKVGCKESEHKQSSEFSNEFRQQSIFEFAVSPGIANKKISAQQMLSIAEIVGESGTIEYTPDHEMRISVHTDQPDEITSRLKTEGLLLLPIGNVVKVKACDFCDGEKRDAIPHATELQEKLGGLSVPKAMTIGINGCGMACYGATADDIGIIYRRQKFDLFLGAKRTGRNAHVAQLVAEGVEPDQIVETVVAVVEQFRERGLPNERFHKFFKRVQEINGFKFRDVPDQVVVDEVCGD, encoded by the coding sequence ATGGAAATGAACCTAGGGAAATTACTAGTCATTGGATTTGGGCCTGGGAATGAGGAACATATGACGTTTCGGGCAAAAGAGGCGATTTTGGAAAGTGATGCAGTTATCGGTTATAACACATATATTGATATCATCCGTCCACTATTGACAGATCAAGAAATTGTTCGTACCGGGATGACAGAAGAAGTCAGTCGTGCTCAGGAGGCGGTCAGGCAAGCAGAACAAGGTAGGAGTGTCGCGGTCATCTCGAGTGGCGATGCTGGTGTTTATGGGATGGCTGGTTTGATTTATGAAGTGCTCATTGAGCAAGGGTGGAAGGAAGAAACAGGCGTAAGGGTTGAGATTATTCCAGGAATTTCAGCGATTAATTCTTGTGCGTCGCTATTAGGTGCACCTGTGATGCACGATGCCTGTACGATCAGTTTGAGTGATCATCTAACGCCTTGGGAATTAATTAAAAAGCGTGTAGAAGCTGCAGCTCAAGCGGACTTTGTCATTTCTTTATACAATCCAAGAAGTGGGCGAAGAACTCGTCAAATTGTTGAAACACAACAGATCCTCTTAAGCTATCGGTCACCAGATACACCGGTCGGGTTAGTGAAAAGTGCATACCGCGAGCGTCAACACGTGGTTATCACTGATCTTGCACATATGCTTGATCATGATATCGGGATGCTAACGACAGTTGTGATAGGTAATAACTCGACGTTTATGTACGACGGTAAGATGATTACACCGCGTGGCTATCAACGCAAATACACGTTAGATAGCGAGGAACAGCAATTAAAACCGCACCAACGATTACAAGAACAAGCTGAGCCTTGGGCTATGCACCAAGGTGGATCTCAAACAAAAGCAGAGGTAGCTTCAGCCGTTGACTTAGCTGAGGAAGCTATGACAAAAGTAGGTTGCAAGGAGTCTGAACATAAACAGTCATCGGAATTTTCAAATGAGTTTAGGCAACAATCGATTTTTGAATTTGCTGTGTCTCCAGGTATTGCAAATAAAAAGATCAGCGCTCAGCAAATGCTTTCGATTGCAGAAATAGTTGGTGAATCAGGGACAATTGAGTATACACCAGACCATGAAATGCGAATATCGGTACATACGGATCAGCCAGATGAGATCACGTCAAGGTTAAAAACTGAGGGCCTGTTGTTATTACCGATAGGCAATGTTGTTAAAGTGAAAGCATGTGACTTTTGTGATGGTGAAAAGCGTGATGCGATCCCTCATGCAACGGAATTACAGGAAAAGCTAGGTGGGTTGTCTGTACCAAAGGCAATGACCATTGGCATTAATGGATGTGGAATGGCCTGTTACGGTGCAACGGCAGATGACATTGGCATCATTTATCGAAGACAAAAATTTGACCTTTTTTTAGGAGCAAAACGTACAGGTAGAAACGCGCATGTCGCACAGCTCGTGGCCGAAGGTGTAGAACCAGATCAAATTGTTGAAACCGTTGTGGCTGTTGTTGAACAATTTCGTGAGCGCGGTTTACCAAATGAGCGTTTTCATAAATTTTTTAAACGGGTTCAAGAGATTAATGGCTTCAAGTTCCGTGATGTACCGGATCAAGTCGTTGTTGATGAAGTTTGTGGAGATTAA
- a CDS encoding precorrin-8X methylmutase, with translation MDFSTEFKPLTVQPQEIEGKSFEMITEEIGKHSFTQEQYPVVQRIIHASADFDLGRSVAFHPDAVRAGVQAIRSGKKVVADVQMVQVGISKPRLEKFGGSVHVYISDPDVIEEAKRLNTTRAIIATRKAIKEADGGIFAIGNAPTALLELIRLVKSGEARPGLVVGMPVGFVSAAESKEELAKLDIPFITNVGRKGGSPVTVAAVNALSLIAEKQG, from the coding sequence ATGGATTTTTCAACTGAATTTAAACCGTTAACAGTACAGCCTCAAGAGATTGAAGGAAAAAGTTTTGAGATGATTACTGAAGAGATCGGAAAGCATTCATTTACGCAAGAGCAATATCCAGTTGTCCAACGGATCATTCATGCATCAGCCGATTTCGATCTAGGCAGAAGTGTCGCATTTCACCCGGATGCAGTCCGTGCCGGCGTTCAAGCGATTCGATCTGGGAAGAAGGTAGTAGCAGACGTGCAAATGGTTCAAGTAGGTATTAGTAAACCGCGACTTGAGAAATTTGGTGGAAGTGTCCACGTCTACATCTCAGATCCAGATGTCATCGAGGAAGCAAAACGATTAAATACAACGAGAGCAATTATAGCGACTCGAAAAGCAATCAAAGAAGCAGATGGTGGGATTTTTGCAATAGGTAACGCACCAACGGCACTGTTGGAATTGATTCGCTTAGTAAAAAGTGGTGAAGCGCGCCCAGGACTTGTTGTTGGGATGCCTGTCGGGTTTGTTTCCGCAGCGGAATCGAAGGAAGAATTAGCGAAACTGGATATTCCATTCATTACGAATGTAGGTCGAAAAGGGGGAAGTCCAGTTACGGTTGCTGCTGTTAACGCTCTTTCACTGATTGCAGAAAAGCAGGGATAA
- the cbiE gene encoding precorrin-6y C5,15-methyltransferase (decarboxylating) subunit CbiE, which translates to MREPIKVIGIGDRGQSSLLPIYHEWIYESERLVGGERHLNFFPDYKGEKVVLQGGLKKVIDELASEEKQTVVLASGDPLFYGIGSYLAKKLESVEIYPHISSIQEAFAKLQESWQDCTFISVHGRKMKGLAQKVDGCQKVCLLTDEENTPAAIANYLLSFGFGEYEAFVAEALGGENEKTTKMTLEEMADYKAHPLNVVILKQVGESPKWPLGIADGEFSQRKPDKGLITKKEVRVLSLSELQLKQDSIVWDIGTCTGSIAIEAAKIARFGEVYAIEKNEPDLKNFKENTKKFRTDVTVVQGKAPQGLDQFPNPDAIFLGGTGGEMRELLHVCCNRLKQGGRIVLNAATVESLYEATQAFADEGFEVNITLAQISRSKPILHMNRFEGLNPIYIICAKQKEDTTA; encoded by the coding sequence ATGCGAGAGCCTATCAAAGTGATTGGCATTGGAGATCGAGGGCAAAGTAGCCTACTACCAATCTATCATGAGTGGATCTATGAAAGTGAGCGTCTTGTCGGTGGTGAACGTCATTTGAATTTCTTTCCTGACTACAAAGGAGAGAAAGTTGTCTTACAAGGTGGATTAAAAAAAGTGATCGACGAGCTCGCATCAGAAGAGAAGCAAACAGTTGTCCTTGCATCAGGTGATCCGTTGTTTTATGGGATTGGTAGTTACTTAGCAAAAAAGCTTGAGTCCGTAGAAATCTACCCACATATCAGCTCGATTCAAGAAGCGTTTGCAAAGCTTCAAGAAAGTTGGCAAGACTGCACGTTTATTAGTGTCCATGGCCGAAAAATGAAAGGATTGGCACAAAAGGTTGATGGTTGCCAGAAAGTTTGTTTACTAACAGATGAAGAGAATACACCGGCCGCTATAGCCAACTATTTGCTCTCGTTTGGATTCGGTGAATATGAAGCGTTTGTTGCTGAAGCGCTCGGAGGAGAAAACGAAAAAACGACAAAGATGACTCTTGAAGAAATGGCTGATTACAAGGCGCACCCGCTCAACGTTGTCATTTTAAAGCAGGTGGGTGAAAGTCCAAAATGGCCACTTGGCATTGCTGATGGTGAATTCTCGCAACGTAAGCCTGATAAAGGGTTAATTACAAAAAAAGAAGTGCGTGTGTTAAGTCTATCCGAGTTGCAATTAAAACAGGATAGTATCGTTTGGGATATTGGCACATGCACGGGCTCAATCGCGATTGAAGCTGCAAAAATTGCACGATTCGGTGAGGTTTACGCAATTGAGAAGAATGAACCAGACTTAAAAAATTTCAAAGAAAACACGAAGAAGTTTCGTACGGATGTAACGGTCGTACAAGGGAAAGCCCCACAAGGATTAGATCAGTTTCCCAATCCTGATGCAATATTTCTCGGTGGTACAGGAGGAGAAATGCGTGAGTTGCTTCACGTTTGTTGTAATCGCCTCAAGCAGGGCGGACGAATTGTACTTAATGCTGCGACAGTTGAGTCCTTATACGAGGCAACTCAAGCATTTGCAGATGAGGGTTTTGAGGTCAACATCACATTAGCGCAAATCTCTCGCAGTAAGCCAATCTTACATATGAACCGGTTTGAAGGGTTAAATCCAATTTATATTATTTGTGCAAAACAAAAGGAGGACACAACAGCATGA
- the bioB gene encoding biotin synthase BioB → MTITVNEKNRWEQFANKALTGVPLTVGEGLEVLQTPDEQVLPLLQAAFRVRKHYFGKKVKLNMIINAKSGLCPEDCGYCSQSIVSDAPVDKYSFLDKETLVAGAKEAMNRKAGTYCIVASGRGPTDQELNQVVEAVEEIRETMPLKICACLGLLSDEKAEKLKEAGVHRYNHNLNTHEDNHENITSTHTYEDRVNTVESVKHAGMSPCSGCIIGMGETDEQIVETALALRKLDADSIPVNFLHAIQGTPLENYGRTHPMKSLKVLALMRFINPTKEIRVSGGREVNLRTLQPLALYAANSIFVGDYLTTEGQLVEDDHHIIEDLGFEIEECAL, encoded by the coding sequence ATGACGATAACTGTCAATGAGAAAAATCGTTGGGAACAATTCGCTAACAAAGCATTAACAGGGGTCCCTCTAACAGTTGGAGAAGGACTTGAAGTGTTACAAACACCAGATGAGCAAGTATTACCATTATTGCAAGCTGCTTTTCGGGTGCGAAAACACTACTTCGGGAAAAAAGTAAAGCTAAATATGATTATTAATGCTAAAAGTGGTTTATGTCCGGAAGATTGCGGATATTGCTCGCAATCCATTGTTTCGGATGCACCGGTGGATAAGTATTCCTTTCTTGATAAAGAAACGCTCGTAGCCGGTGCGAAGGAAGCGATGAATCGAAAAGCAGGAACGTATTGCATTGTGGCAAGTGGACGTGGACCGACGGATCAAGAGTTAAATCAAGTTGTAGAAGCTGTCGAGGAAATTAGAGAAACGATGCCATTAAAAATTTGCGCTTGTTTAGGTCTATTGAGTGATGAAAAAGCAGAAAAGTTAAAGGAAGCGGGGGTTCATCGTTATAACCATAACCTTAATACCCATGAAGATAATCATGAAAACATCACCTCAACTCATACGTACGAAGATCGTGTAAACACTGTCGAATCTGTGAAGCATGCAGGAATGTCACCCTGTTCTGGGTGTATTATTGGCATGGGAGAAACGGACGAACAAATTGTTGAAACAGCGCTTGCCTTACGAAAGCTTGATGCTGATTCCATTCCAGTTAACTTCCTTCATGCGATTCAAGGCACGCCCCTTGAAAATTACGGTCGCACACATCCAATGAAATCGTTGAAAGTATTAGCTTTAATGCGCTTTATAAATCCAACCAAAGAAATTCGTGTATCTGGTGGTCGTGAAGTGAATTTACGTACCTTACAGCCCTTAGCTCTCTATGCTGCTAATTCAATTTTTGTAGGTGATTATTTAACGACTGAGGGTCAGTTAGTAGAGGATGATCATCACATCATTGAGGATCTTGGTTTTGAGATTGAAGAATGTGCGCTTTGA
- a CDS encoding sirohydrochlorin chelatase, with protein sequence MNAVLFIGHGSKKNEGNSEIAQFVESMKPELDVPIVETCYLEFAQPSIATGIERCIERGATKVALIPMMFFAAGHSKIHIPDAIDHAKEKYPAVEFSYGRPIDVHDKLFDILESRLSDCGFSSESSNEEVSILLVGRGSSDADANSQLYKISRLLSERLQMTNVELSFIGVTTPTVEEGVQRCLKLGAKTIYIVPYFFFTGILMDRMEDKLANFTSEYDDVVFKMTDYLGFHPALKTIFIDRAVEALGGSAKLNCDMCEYRLHALAHMDVHHHHHDHDHDHHHVLK encoded by the coding sequence ATGAACGCTGTCTTATTTATCGGTCATGGAAGTAAGAAGAACGAAGGAAATAGTGAAATTGCTCAATTTGTTGAATCAATGAAACCGGAGCTCGATGTCCCGATTGTAGAAACATGCTATTTAGAATTTGCTCAGCCATCTATTGCAACTGGCATTGAGCGTTGTATTGAGCGAGGAGCGACAAAGGTTGCTCTAATCCCAATGATGTTCTTTGCTGCCGGACATTCAAAAATACATATTCCAGATGCAATTGATCATGCAAAAGAAAAATACCCTGCAGTAGAATTTAGTTATGGTCGGCCAATTGATGTCCATGACAAGCTGTTTGATATTTTAGAGTCACGGTTGTCCGACTGTGGATTTTCGAGTGAAAGTAGCAACGAGGAAGTATCGATCTTGCTCGTTGGACGAGGAAGTAGTGATGCGGATGCCAACAGTCAGTTGTATAAAATCTCAAGGTTATTATCTGAGCGATTACAAATGACAAATGTTGAGCTCTCTTTTATTGGTGTAACGACACCGACGGTTGAAGAAGGGGTGCAACGTTGTCTGAAGCTTGGCGCTAAAACGATTTACATCGTCCCTTACTTCTTCTTTACGGGAATTTTGATGGATCGTATGGAAGACAAGCTTGCAAACTTTACATCGGAATATGATGATGTTGTGTTCAAGATGACAGATTACCTCGGCTTTCATCCCGCACTTAAAACGATTTTTATTGACCGAGCAGTAGAAGCACTAGGTGGAAGCGCAAAATTAAATTGTGACATGTGCGAGTATCGTTTACATGCATTAGCACATATGGATGTTCACCATCATCATCACGACCACGACCACGATCACCACCATGTACTCAAGTGA
- the cobK gene encoding precorrin-6A reductase, with protein sequence MILVIAGTSDARELAIEIDKQGYQLITSVVTENAAKSLTEARLPVRVGRLAAIDMVDFIKEHQITLIVDASHPFAEEASRNAIEAAERSDTPYIRYERKEITSYDAIVTKVASYEEAADVASNHQGVVMLTTGSKTLPTFAQKLVGLEGVRFLARMLPRKDNLELCEQLGIEQKNIIAIQGPFSKELNKALYRQYGVTLMITKESGKVGSVDEKVEAARELGIPIVMIQRPRIGYGNVYSDIPQVVEQIKKIKKV encoded by the coding sequence ATGATTTTAGTCATAGCAGGGACAAGTGATGCTAGAGAATTAGCGATTGAGATCGACAAACAAGGGTACCAGCTGATCACATCAGTCGTGACAGAAAATGCAGCGAAATCATTAACAGAGGCTAGGTTACCGGTTCGGGTTGGACGGCTGGCAGCTATTGACATGGTTGATTTCATTAAGGAACATCAGATTACTCTTATTGTTGATGCGAGCCATCCTTTTGCTGAGGAGGCTTCTCGAAATGCGATTGAAGCTGCAGAACGCTCCGATACTCCTTACATTCGTTATGAACGAAAAGAAATAACGAGCTATGATGCGATTGTCACTAAGGTAGCGTCATATGAGGAGGCGGCTGATGTTGCCAGCAACCATCAAGGGGTAGTGATGTTAACAACTGGAAGTAAGACGCTTCCAACATTTGCGCAAAAATTGGTTGGCTTAGAAGGTGTGAGGTTTCTTGCGCGGATGTTACCTCGCAAAGATAATCTCGAACTATGTGAACAATTAGGGATTGAACAAAAAAACATCATTGCGATTCAAGGACCATTTTCCAAAGAATTAAATAAAGCTCTCTACAGGCAATATGGAGTTACGTTAATGATCACAAAAGAAAGTGGGAAAGTCGGGTCGGTGGATGAAAAAGTTGAAGCGGCACGTGAATTAGGAATCCCGATTGTGATGATCCAACGCCCTAGGATCGGTTATGGAAATGTGTATTCAGACATTCCCCAAGTAGTAGAACAGATTAAAAAAATAAAAAAGGTGTGA
- a CDS encoding cobalt-precorrin-5B (C(1))-methyltransferase, giving the protein MKKKQQKDPKDMKRGYTTGANATAATKAALLSLMLQQEVKEVKIPLPIGEVIPFQMEKVTFSTERAEASVIKDAGDDPDATHQAKIVASVTWRGEPGITIDGGVGVGRVTKPGLPVPVGEAAINPVPRKMIREAAESVLAESETQKGIQITISVPDGEEIAEKTLNARLGIIGGISILGTRGIVVPFSTAAYKASVVQAIKVAKESGCDHLFLTTGGRSEKYAMALYEGHQEEAFIEMGDFVGFALKQCKAQKITKVTLVGMMGKFSKVAQGIMMVHSKSAPVDFNFLADLAKEVGAEEGLLEEIRSANTASQVGTMMQENGYDDFFAKLCIAASRSGLAEVGGGLEIETILMTMKQEVLGRETVTCESLSK; this is encoded by the coding sequence ATGAAAAAGAAGCAACAAAAAGACCCGAAAGACATGAAACGCGGCTATACCACTGGAGCCAATGCGACCGCTGCGACAAAAGCGGCTTTGCTCTCGTTAATGTTGCAACAGGAGGTAAAGGAAGTGAAAATTCCACTTCCAATTGGTGAAGTGATTCCTTTTCAGATGGAAAAGGTAACCTTTTCTACAGAGAGAGCTGAAGCGTCGGTGATCAAAGATGCGGGAGACGACCCAGATGCAACTCATCAAGCAAAAATTGTGGCAAGTGTTACTTGGAGAGGTGAGCCAGGAATAACGATTGATGGAGGCGTTGGGGTTGGTCGAGTAACAAAACCAGGTTTACCCGTTCCAGTTGGCGAAGCGGCGATTAACCCGGTTCCGCGCAAAATGATTCGTGAGGCCGCCGAGTCGGTTTTAGCCGAGTCGGAAACCCAAAAAGGGATCCAAATTACGATATCCGTTCCTGATGGGGAAGAAATTGCTGAAAAGACATTAAATGCCCGTCTCGGGATTATCGGTGGGATTTCAATCCTTGGAACACGCGGGATTGTCGTACCGTTTTCAACCGCTGCCTATAAGGCGAGCGTTGTTCAAGCGATAAAGGTCGCAAAAGAAAGTGGCTGTGACCATCTGTTTTTAACAACAGGAGGTCGTAGTGAGAAGTACGCGATGGCGCTATATGAGGGGCACCAAGAGGAAGCATTTATTGAAATGGGTGATTTTGTTGGTTTTGCGCTAAAACAATGCAAAGCACAAAAAATAACGAAAGTGACTCTCGTTGGGATGATGGGGAAATTCTCAAAAGTCGCTCAAGGGATCATGATGGTTCATTCAAAAAGTGCGCCGGTAGATTTTAATTTTTTAGCTGATCTTGCTAAGGAAGTCGGTGCTGAAGAAGGTTTGCTTGAGGAAATCCGTTCTGCAAACACTGCTTCACAAGTTGGGACGATGATGCAGGAAAACGGTTATGATGATTTTTTTGCGAAGTTATGCATCGCTGCATCACGTTCAGGGTTAGCAGAAGTTGGAGGCGGACTTGAAATTGAAACGATTTTAATGACGATGAAACAAGAGGTATTAGGAAGGGAGACCGTGACATGCGAGAGCCTATCAAAGTGA